The Desulfatibacillum aliphaticivorans DSM 15576 genome includes a window with the following:
- the rpsC gene encoding 30S ribosomal protein S3: MGQKVNPIGLRLGIVKTWDSRWYAEKGKYAEFIREDFKLRKFLKKKLHHAGISKIEIERSGRRVRLRVFAARPGIVIGKKGSEIEQLKKELEKMVDNEVLIDIQEVRKPELDAQLVAENVAMQLERRVAFRRAMKRGISSAMRFGAQGVKIMAAGRLGGAEMARREWYREGRMPLHTLRADIDYGYTEANTTYGVIGVKVFIFKGEILKSDTEAANPTA; encoded by the coding sequence GTGGGCCAGAAGGTAAATCCCATAGGATTAAGGCTGGGAATCGTCAAGACGTGGGATTCCCGGTGGTATGCTGAAAAGGGAAAGTACGCAGAGTTTATCCGTGAGGATTTCAAGCTGCGCAAGTTCCTTAAGAAGAAACTGCACCACGCCGGCATCTCCAAGATCGAAATCGAACGCTCCGGCAGGCGTGTGCGTCTGCGCGTCTTTGCAGCCAGGCCCGGTATTGTCATCGGAAAAAAAGGTTCGGAAATCGAACAGCTCAAGAAGGAACTGGAAAAGATGGTGGACAACGAAGTCCTCATCGACATCCAGGAGGTGAGAAAGCCGGAACTGGACGCTCAGCTTGTGGCTGAGAACGTGGCTATGCAGTTGGAACGCCGCGTGGCTTTCCGCCGGGCTATGAAGCGCGGCATCAGCTCGGCCATGCGTTTCGGCGCCCAGGGCGTGAAGATCATGGCCGCCGGCCGTTTGGGCGGCGCGGAAATGGCCCGCCGGGAATGGTACCGCGAAGGCCGTATGCCCCTGCATACTTTGAGAGCGGACATCGATTACGGATACACCGAAGCCAACACCACATACGGTGTGATTGGGGTCAAGGTTTTCATCTTCAAGGGCGAGATCCTGAAGAGCGACACGGAAGCCGCCAATCCTACTGCATAG
- the rplV gene encoding 50S ribosomal protein L22, giving the protein MQVKATAKYMRVSPQKVRKVADAVKGKPVEAGLNVLQFMPQKSAAMIAKVIRSAVANAEVGGVDVDDLVIKGVIADQGPTLKRFRARAQGRGARILKRTSHITVVLEQ; this is encoded by the coding sequence ATGCAAGTTAAAGCGACAGCAAAATACATGCGTGTTTCTCCTCAAAAGGTCCGCAAGGTCGCCGACGCAGTCAAGGGGAAACCGGTGGAAGCAGGGTTGAACGTATTACAGTTCATGCCCCAGAAATCCGCAGCCATGATCGCCAAGGTCATCCGTTCAGCAGTGGCCAACGCCGAAGTGGGCGGGGTGGACGTGGACGACCTGGTCATCAAGGGCGTTATCGCCGATCAAGGGCCCACATTGAAGAGGTTCCGGGCCCGCGCTCAGGGCCGTGGGGCCAGAATCTTAAAACGCACCAGCCACATTACCGTGGTTTTAGAGCAATGA
- the rplP gene encoding 50S ribosomal protein L16, which yields MLSPKKVKHRKVQKGRMQGVARRGGVLNFGQFGLQALECGFVTNRQIEAARIAMTRHVKRGGKIWIRIFPDKPFTKKPAEVRMGKGKGAPEGWVAVIKPGRILYEMDGVSYELAAEALRLAAHKLPIKTKIVARS from the coding sequence ATGCTTAGTCCTAAGAAAGTAAAACATCGCAAGGTGCAAAAAGGGCGCATGCAGGGAGTCGCCCGCAGGGGCGGCGTCTTGAATTTCGGGCAGTTCGGGCTGCAGGCGTTGGAATGCGGATTCGTTACCAACCGTCAGATCGAAGCCGCTCGTATCGCCATGACGCGCCACGTGAAGAGGGGCGGCAAAATCTGGATCAGAATCTTTCCGGACAAGCCCTTCACCAAAAAGCCCGCCGAAGTCCGGATGGGTAAAGGTAAAGGCGCCCCGGAAGGCTGGGTGGCCGTGATTAAGCCAGGTAGAATTCTGTACGAAATGGACGGCGTGTCCTATGAACTGGCTGCCGAGGCTCTGCGCCTTGCCGCGCATAAGCTGCCTATCAAGACCAAGATTGTGGCACGGAGCTAA
- the rpmC gene encoding 50S ribosomal protein L29, producing the protein MKAKEIREMGADEIRRKIDDSTQEMFNLRFQHATGQLENTARLNKTKKEVARLKTILKEVEQ; encoded by the coding sequence ATGAAGGCAAAAGAAATTAGAGAGATGGGAGCGGATGAAATCCGCCGCAAAATAGATGACAGCACCCAGGAGATGTTCAATCTTCGGTTTCAGCATGCCACGGGCCAGTTGGAAAACACCGCCCGGCTGAATAAAACCAAGAAAGAAGTCGCCCGGTTGAAGACTATTTTGAAGGAAGTGGAACAATAA
- the rpsQ gene encoding 30S ribosomal protein S17 translates to MKERGNKKRMVGTVVSDRMDKTVVVLIERTVKHPLYKKYIKRRARYSAHDESNSCGMGDLVQIAESRPLSKTKRWRVTQILEKAV, encoded by the coding sequence ATGAAGGAACGAGGAAATAAGAAAAGGATGGTGGGGACGGTTGTTAGCGACCGCATGGATAAAACGGTCGTAGTCCTGATCGAGAGAACCGTAAAACACCCCCTCTACAAAAAATACATCAAGAGGCGCGCCCGTTACTCGGCCCATGACGAGTCCAATAGCTGCGGCATGGGAGACTTGGTTCAAATTGCGGAATCCAGGCCTCTGTCCAAGACCAAACGGTGGCGAGTGAC
- the rpsS gene encoding 30S ribosomal protein S19, whose translation MPRSLKKGPYIEPKLLNKVMVAQESRSKRVIRTWSRRSTIIPEMVGLTLAVHNGKKFLPVFVTENMVGHKLGEFSPTRTFYGHAGDKKTRGK comes from the coding sequence ATGCCTCGGTCATTAAAAAAAGGGCCGTATATCGAGCCGAAGTTATTGAATAAGGTTATGGTTGCCCAGGAAAGCCGCAGCAAAAGGGTTATCCGCACCTGGTCCCGGCGTTCAACCATAATCCCGGAGATGGTGGGCCTGACCCTGGCTGTGCATAACGGCAAAAAGTTTCTCCCGGTGTTCGTGACCGAAAACATGGTCGGCCACAAGCTGGGCGAATTTTCGCCGACAAGGACCTTCTACGGGCACGCCGGAGATAAAAAGACCCGGGGCAAATAA